The genomic DNA GCTGTGGTTGGCATATTTAACATTTTAAGAATGGCTCTACCGGCCAGTGCGTATAACACTAAAGCGACAATAGCGATAACAGCTCGAAGAATTAACATGGCTACCCTTTATAAGTGATACGGGGTACCCGGCAGAACCCAGTGGAAACCCCGCCCCAAAAACCTGAAGAGGTATCTGGCACTCTTTTTTCTTTGTTTTCGTTTGGCTCAGCGTTTCACACCCACAACACCGCTCTTATCGAAAGGCACTTTTACATTTTTCAGCATCGGTAATGCGGTATCCAGATTCATATTGCCTTCGAGCTGGTAATTCAAACCTTTGCTTTTCATCAGTGCACTGCCCATCTCCATGAAGTTCAACTTCAAGGGGATGTTGATTTGGGTTGCACTTTTTTCAGCTAGTTTAATGGTTTCACTCAATGCACTTTCAACCCACTGCGCACCATTAATTGAGAGGCTATAAGCCAGTTGACTCACATCAATACCAAAAGCGTTGGGATTTTTAATTTTGGCACTTATCACAATTTCAGCGCCACTTAGCCCCATTTTTTTAACCTGGATGCCAGCCAGCGAAACCTCGGGGATTTTAGGTACGGGAAACTGCCCCTTTTGCGTTGAGGGGAACTGTTGCATGCCGATCACCGGCAGGTCGACTAAGGCAGTTGTGTGCAACTCATAATTCAATGTGTCCTGATCCATTGCCCCTTGGTAGAGCGCTTTAAGGTCTGCAAAATTCAGTGAAATGGGTACGGTGACGGTGCTGACATCTTTTGCCGCAATTTTAAATGGGTCACGTTTCTTACCCGCCAACAGCTGCTTGCCATCAAATAGCAAGGCATAATCAAAGCCAGCCAAATTAATGGGGATCGGGTTTGGGTTATCAATCGTCAGTTTCAAGATCAGGCCTGCACTCTCCATCGTCAAATCTGTGATTTGCATTCCCTCTAAACTGACACTTGGTTTTTTGATGCCAGTCGCCTCTTTAACCTCATTTAACGAGCAACCTGTTGCTATAAAAATAATGGCAACGACTAATAGTAGTTGGGTAGATTTTAGCCATTTGATGGACATGCAGTTTTCCCTAAATGTAGCGCCGTTGCGGCAAGGCATTGTGGCAATAAACCCGGCCATAATGCCTTGTTTAATCCATGCGTTCAACATCTCCTTTTG from Gammaproteobacteria bacterium includes the following:
- a CDS encoding LEA type 2 family protein, which produces MSIKWLKSTQLLLVVAIIFIATGCSLNEVKEATGIKKPSVSLEGMQITDLTMESAGLILKLTIDNPNPIPINLAGFDYALLFDGKQLLAGKKRDPFKIAAKDVSTVTVPISLNFADLKALYQGAMDQDTLNYELHTTALVDLPVIGMQQFPSTQKGQFPVPKIPEVSLAGIQVKKMGLSGAEIVISAKIKNPNAFGIDVSQLAYSLSINGAQWVESALSETIKLAEKSATQINIPLKLNFMEMGSALMKSKGLNYQLEGNMNLDTALPMLKNVKVPFDKSGVVGVKR